ttggggtatcgggtacgtataggtgcccagctcgggcactggtcgcggcccacggggttgggtcgtgacaaaagtggtatcagagcggttcgtcctcggaatgtccacagaccgtgtctagtagagtcttgtttatcggtgtgttgtgcaccacacctacaaacaggaggctacagggcatttaggatactacccttctttctgtcttagatcgtgcgatagagctgtgttatcaggatgaccccttcctaacgagtggctatatttgcagatatgcctccaaaaaaagcgacagcggcccaaaaggccaagtcagttgccgtaggagagactagccgggtccagaggactaccagggcccaggtatatattgctccggagactttgccccagacagagggttcttctacaccgccacttgtggaggagattggggcagccgtagctgcagatcgggggacggctccactgccagctcctgcagttccagtacctgagcctccagctccacggccaggcactgaggatcagtctatgagggaggcagtccagttgctgactagacttgtggcagggcaggttcaggggcatggactgggaggtgaccgggcagtcaggcgtgatagttcgagagcccgtgagtttttgacttgtaaccctccagagttcttcgggacaaagcccgaggaggatcctgaggagtttattaggaagatgcgacgcactctagatttgattaatgcttccgagacagagtcagtcgcgttagcttcgtaccggttatatgatgtggcggcaaactggtacgagtcatgggggctatccaggggggacggcgctcctccagcagtttggggcgatttttctcaggcatttcttggacactttctgcccccagagttgcgacgagccagatctgatagattcttattattgaggcagaagggtcgcagtattcgggactatagtttggagtttgattccttggcccgatatgcacctactgtggtggctactatggcggaccggatgcatagatatattatggggctggatcggtattttgttgatagctgcttagtattggctgctcagcccggtatggacattgcccgtatccaggcccatgcccagggcatggaggatcggggcagaggaggacaccagcctgacaggggccaggatcggagacagcccaagagggccaggtcatctggagactttcggggcagacagccgcagcagcctagcagattttcatctcagccggcgcagaacgcgcctccccagcctgcaggtcgcagattcgatagcccagggtattcaggagcaggccagagctccagggcttcaggttcgcggacagataagggttctggtcagatgaggccacccagggttcagtgttctttttgcggcataTACCATAcaggagagtgctacagagccaccggtgcatgcttttcttgtggccgtcagggccattctgtgagagattgcccgtataagggtagttcgggtggtgcagcgcagcctaccggatcagctgctgggtcttcatcttcgtcagtggctatgcgccctacggggcagggtatttcggcaccagcgggtcgcggcagaggccgtggtggagcttctggtattagcggtccttcgaaccgtatttatgctttggccagccgccaggatcaggaggcatctcctaatgtcgttacaggtactttattggtcttctctcggtctgtgtatgcattaattgatccaggttcaactttatcatatatttcacctcttgttgccggtagaattggtattatgtctgaacctatagagccatttgaggtagccacaccgataggggactttattgtagcgaaacaggtttataaagactgttctgtgattgtatgtggccgtgatactaaggcagatctggtagagttagatatgactgaatttgatgttattatgggtatggactggctagcttcctgttatgctaatgttgactgccagaataaggtgattcgcttccagtttcccggggagccagttttagattgggctggaaatacagcatcgccgaaaggtaagtttatttcataccttaaggcaaagaaaatgattagaaagggttatatctatcatctggtacgggtgcaagacttggacgcagagacgccgacacttcagtcagtccccgtggttaatgagtttccagatgttttccccgacgagcttccaggtcttcctccagagcgggagatagatttctctattgatttactcccagacactcagcctatctctattcctccgtatagaatggcgcctgcagaattaaaggagttgaaggagcagctgaaagatttgttggataagggcttcatcagacccagtacttcgccttggggagccccggtattatttgtgcgtaagaaggacgggtcgctgcgtatgtgtattgattatcggcagctgaataaggtaactataaagaataaataccccctccccaggattgatgatttgtttgatcagctgcagggcgctaagtgtttttcgaagatagatcttcgatccagttaccaccaggtgcgagtacgagaggccgatatccctaagacagctttccggacccgatatgggcattacgagttcagggttatgtcttttgggcttactaatgcccccgcagtattcatggatttgatgaaccgggtattcaggccattcttggatatgtttgtaattgtattcattgatgatatcctggtttattctcggtctgaggcggagcacgcagatcatctgagatcggtattaggggtactccggcataagaaattatatgcgaaattttctaagtgtgaattctggctgtcttcagtggctttcttggggcatgttattgcagctgatggtgtccgggtggacacacagaagattgaggccatgaagaattggcccagacctacgacgcccacagaggtacgcagtttcctggggttagcaggctattacaggagatttgtggagaagtttgcttcgatttcagcgcctttgacaaggctgactcagaagggagctaagttcctgtggtctgacgcttgtgaacggagcttccagttgctgaaggagaagctgactacagctccagttctgactcttccagagggaccggacgggtatgctatttattgtgacgcttctggcatggggttgggctgtgtattgatgcagcatggcagagttatagcgtatgcttcccggcagctcaagaagcatgagaagaattatcctacccacgatctagagctcgcagcggtaatttaccaactttattttttgcaacacttagtgtgtttttgtatactttgaccaatgattagtcgtgtgtcaagactccgaaacgtcaatattttatatagaacctgatatttttttctgcgtacaataatgtaggctcaatacatcaaggatacgtatacgttcggatcgtcattttaggggttgaaaaggtgctgaagtaagttttgtttgaaaaaacttagtgtttgattgtaaggttattttagtcaactttatatgtcgagaaaattagtcagctttattttcaaaaattaaaaccgcagaagtgaaattgacattcacagctacattaccccgagatttttacgttgaaatctattgcgtatcatcatcttaaaaataaataaaactgaaaatttcacgctaATTTGggagaaaattaaaattgaatgggataaaaggtattttttaaaaaaaaaatcggctCAGCCAAATTGCTTTGTGgcagtttgtccgcatagatctcgaaaaaatacgcaagttaaaaaaaaaaactggtaaaacggacgtccgagcacaaagttatgaccatctaaagtttgaccactttacaaatagtttttctccctatattttttagaattatatttatattcaaaataaagttatgtcgtgattaaaaaataacacgcttaaatcaaaaccttaaaaaataaaacacttaaaccttaaacaaaacttacttcgggtaccttttcaacccctaaaacgacgatccgaacgtttacgtatccttgatgtattgagcctacattatagtacgcaaaaaaaaaaatatcaggttctatataaaatattgacgttttgaattcttgacacacgactaatcgttggtcaaagtatggaaaaaacactaagtgctgcaaagaaaagatttattaaaataagatgttgcgatctttttatggaaaaaaatactaagtgttccttaagtgtgttattttttaatgcgtaattttatttcgaatatgttacAAAAAAAAATCGCGCAAATCGGACAGCCGAGCGCAAAAAACGGCGTATATTCGAAATATAGTTAtgctttaaaaaataacacacttaaatctaaaccctaaaataaaaaactttaagctaatgacaacaagtcttcaaacaaagaTGGAcctctatgtatatagaacacttaaacctaaagtttacaaacaaaacttacttcggacaccttttcaacccctaaaatgacgatacgaacgtttacgtatccttgatgtattgagcctacattattgtacgcagaaaaaaatatcaggttctatataaaatattaacgttTCAAAGTCTtaacacacgactaatcattgatcaaagtatggaaaaaaacactaagtgttgcaaaaaataaagttggtaattttttttttggtactgtttctatgacgcagtattttactgcgttatagatttttttttttaactgcttctataacgcagtaaaatactacgctaaagcagttaacggctccgtctccatGAACTGCTTTaatgcagtaaattactgcgctaaaaatacttttaaacatttttttttattgggacATTTTAGTTccatatgatttttttttggagcattttggttccggactccaccTCCTCCTCCGAACCTCTCTTGTAGAAATATACCGACTGTGTGGCCAGAGATCTTCACtttcctctctttctctttcttgatTCTCTCAATAAAGTTAACCACTTTTTAATCTGACTCAGcacccctttttcttttttccttgacTAATAGCCATGCACCCACCCCTCTCAAAAGATCCAGCTTTTGGggcttttcttttgttctttttggggatttttatttcctttttcttttttatactACTACCTCCGTCTCCACgtgtattattttttctttttagcttgtttgataaaaaatatttatttcattttaggtatcttaatttaatttttaatgataaaatttaataaaattatataattttaaataaaaaatgtctaatataaaaaaatactcctctatctcaaaatatttatcgtcCTTGCTAAATATACTTTCTCAATCAAAGAATTTGATGGATTAAGTCAAGTGGCAAGTTTGAAATTCTATCGACACTACAGGCAATATCTTGTCCTCCTAATGTAGTCTCTGCAATTGTAAATTTCATGGTTGTTTGGATCTTTTGGAGTTACCCACACAAACCTTCTTGTTTGTGACATTTTTGGAACGAAAGGGAGATGATTTTATTGGGATTTAAAGTCAGCAAGCGGTGAGCTTTAAAGGTGAAATGTGAATTGAAAAATAGAGGGAAATAAAATTAGAGAGAAGTGAAATTTTAGAAATATAACTTTTTCAAATGAGCATTCTCCCACATTGATGGTGGAAAGCAATATGTTTGTGCTTATATTTAGAAGCACATCTTCTAGCTCATAAAGGGTTAAGAAGAGGACCTCTCCTCGCGCTGTCATTGTCTCTCGGCTCGGCTTTGGATTCggtcaaatgatttgattgataatttttttggaccaaatttattttcttaaatgCCATTATTTATTTTCCTAAATTCTAATATTTTCGCGcgataatttaaattaaaaatttgCGGTAATTGATTTTCTCAAACGGTAACATTACCGAACAGACACTACCTGTTACTAATAGGCATATCTTCCCAAACTGTGGCTATATATTCCGAAGCTCTGCCTCAATTTTGCTATAtactataaaaaaaaatctgtCCTTAACATTTTCTATTATACGTTCTTACTACAtagatggtttcagaagaggtaggggtaggccaaagaaatattggggagaggtgattagacaagacatgacgcagttacagcttaccgaggacatgaccttagataggaaggtgtggaggacccacattagggtagaaggctagtatataagtctcgttatctttccttattagtaggcgcattagcgcattataatttcttgtgctttgatttatgttattatttgctactttctgtactttcattactctattttatctgtgccgctttcgtgatttgcatttccatatcgctttgaattccttgattatcctgttttactgtgtcgcttgcattatttcattgcaatatcgttttaaatcttttaaccttatctgaccccctttttatgcttctattgagccgagggtctctcggaaacaaccatcctaccttggtaggagtaaggtttgcgtacattataccctccccagaccccaaaatgtgggatttcactgggctgttgttgttgttcttaaaACAGAAATTGATTTTATTAAAATACTCTCTTCAACACATATAAATAACAGATTTGGCTGAGATGAAAAGAAAAGCTTTTCCTGTACTCAGTTCAAATTTGCTTTGTAAACAAGGAAAGAAGCAAAGGAATATAAAGGAGGTGTCATGTCATCAGAAAAGGTCAAAACATCAGTGAATTCCTCGTGGACGTAAAACCAATATTTCAATTGGCTTTATATTTTCCCGGTCCAATCAGCCAGCTAGCACCATTTCTCtacatatttatttttttggaagAGGAAGAGACTTGATAATCAACTTTAATTATATTTGTGTAGACAATCAAATCTATGAACGTATGGACGAGTGCTCATGATAGCTGATCTCCTCCACATTCATCCATAACTGTAAGGCTGGAAGCTCTGTTCAACACAGTTAGGAGGCATTTGGCAGGaggcattaaaaaaaaatatatgcatTAGCTTTATGTATTATTAATAACTTGTTTGATAGTCCTTTTCAGCTTATACATAACTAATATTCTTTGTAAAAAATActcatattaagaaattaataatgCAATGTAAAATTTATCAAATTATTCGTATATAATAAAGATAAATTAGTTTATCAACGCCAGCATAACTAATGTCAGTGTATTAATGTGTCTATTTGATGGGCTAACACGTGGATCTCCTTATTTTTGCAACAGACCACGTGTATTCCAGTTTCAGCTATTCCATTTTGGTGTTATATTGGCCATATATCGAGTCTCTACTCAAACAAAATTAACAAGCACTCAAGTCTTAGTGCTTCCATCTATAAGTGCTTTTCTGCTAAGTCTCTTGGTAcgctttttgaatttttttgatgCTTCTACTGATTGCGATGATaaaaaaatttcttttcttttgttggatattttatttcattacttttgatgggtatatgatgatatgtgaCAAGTTTTCTGGTAGTTTAGTAGTTTATTGTAGAATTTTGTACTTGCATGTTCCTAATTTGGCTATTATGCTGATTTTCTACGATTTGAGATTCATAGTAATTTTGAGTTTCtttcaattttttaattttatgaagAAAAACAAAAGGCAACACCAGTTTGagaaattcgttttttttttctttggtcaAGATTTTTCTGAATATATTGATAGTAAAATTTTCCTTGCTTGTATTAAATGGCACTCCTTTTAAATTCAATCTATTAATTTGATGTCATTAGCTTATATTGCAACCTTTTTTTTGACTAATTTAACTgattgtgataaaaaaaaatctctGTTTTCTTTGTTGGTATATTATTCCATTACTTTTGATGGGTATATGATAGGTTTCCTGGTGATTTGGTAGTTTATTGTAGAATTTTGTACTTGCATGTTCCTAATTTGGCTGGGCTTACTCATAGATGTCTGAAAATTGATTTTTCCCCTTCTTATTTTGCTTGCCTTTGCCCCCGGGTTCTATTTGCTTATTTTTGATGGGTCCGTTTCCACTTTTTATTTGTTTGTTTCACTGATCTGTTGATAATGAAAATTAGGTGAACTTTCTTTAGGTGTAGATTTCTTATATGGCTgcatatctatatttatatagatTCACTTCTAAAATATAGAAACACGCATGTTTAAAATGTACAGCAGTTTATGATTTTGAATGTGCTGGAGCATGATCTTTTTAGGGCTGATGGATTCTTTTATGGTGGAATTGGTCTAAAATTCTTCTTGCAGTTACAAAAAGGAAAACCTTAGACATTAATATAGTGTTTAGTTAGATATTTgaaagtttccttttttttttttctactcaGCACTTCTTACCTTATCacattgaaaaataagaactctATTGGTATATCTCTCTTAGAAGACATGCGATATTAATTATTTGTATAACTTTTCCTGAAAGTACTATTGTAAAGATATACATTTGGCAGACACATGGCACCAAGATTAAACATTGATCAAATAACAACCGACACGTCAGATTGGACTTCCAAGGTCCAAATCGTGGACATCAGTCGTGAGCCGAGATATACATTCTTCATCgttattattctagtttgaaaCTACACTTCCTAATATTaaaaagaatgagtcattaataaacttgacatataacgagtgaTATATTATCAAAGTAGAATTCCTTTattgaatgaggttatagacacTTATATGTTTTCAcgttcttttgaattatatttacttaagttatttTGAAACTTATTTTATGTTATCatattaaacttttttttttcttggattttgaatttatgttatattttcgATTTCAATTTATTTGATTTAGTActattcgtttgttgttttgcaTTGCATGTTGTTCAATTTCCACTTACAattgatatattattattatttttgtcaaacatttgaatactgttatgacattatatgtataaatattaatcTTTCTGTCAAACATTCAACCTACGATATTATTACAAAATGtgtgtttttaatttttataattaattagattaaaacattatcaatttgaaaaatatatgccattatttttataatattatttacaaatatgttattattaattaatatattttcaagaaacaatatgTATCTTAAATACCTAAATGCACATATTTGTCAagtattaatttttatttttaaactaaTCTCATTGTATAATTACATATGCACAACCAAATAGTATGCTTGTagttacgttatgacaaacaaataaATCATCATAATTACTATAGTGTGTAATTACTGGGCTGtaggtagtaattacaccaattccaattaccaggtggctttccaaacatgcCATTATTAGAGTCTTAAAAGACCAAACAGACCCTTATTTTTGGGATTATTTCTCAATAGACATGTTTACACTTTATTCATTCACCACGGAAAAAGAGATCTGACACTCGCAAACACTTCCTCGTATTCTCTTTtatatttttcttccttttttttttttttttttttataaataagtTTGTTGTAATTTTTGGATATTTTGAATGTTTATTTGGTAGCGCACGGTTCTTGCCTGAAGCATTTATCTGTTTTCATGCCAATATTATGCTAACATTATGTTATGATTCGATTCTATAATTATTGTTGTCTCTTTTACTttgattatttttaatatttGTACTGTTAATATTCTTTATTTAAATCTTTTATTATACCTTTTACTATAGTATTTCTTTCGAATCATTTCTTTGAAAAATAACTTTTCTTGAGTTGAGAGTCTACTAGAAAGAACTCCTCTATCCCACAAAAATAGGTAGATGTAAGTCTTATACACCCACCTCCTCCGAGTTCGGAACcaaaatgtccaaaaaaaaatcatgtggaaccaaaataccctaacaaaaaaaaaaagtgacaaaagTACCTTTTGTGCAGTAATTtattgcgctaaagcagttcacggagacagagccgttaactgctttagcgcagtattttactgcgttgtagaagcagttaatttttttttctataacgcagtaaaatactgcgttatagaaacagtaccaaaaaaaattgggcaactttattttttgcaacacttagtgatttttttccatactttgatcaatgattagtcgtgtgtcaagactccgaaacgtcaatattttatatagaacctgatatttttttctgcgtacaataatgtaggctcaatacatcatggatacgtaaacgttcggatcgtcattttaggggttgaaaaggtgcccgaagtaagttttatttgtaaactttaggtttaaatgttctatatacatagacgtccatttttgtttgaagacttgttttCATTAGTttaaggttttttatttttagggtttagatttattgaaaataaagccattgccaaaaggtttttaactgtTTTAGCGCAGTATTGAAAATAAAGCCATTGGCGTTTTACCTTTTATTGAAGGTGCTTGAAAATACCTCCTTGCTATGTGATTTTTGGAATAGCAAAGGTTGGCTGCTAAGATTAGGGGATTGTAGCTCCTGCTCATATGAAATGATGAATGAAGATGTACTTGAGGATGTCTAGCTCCAGCCAGTGGCGTACGCAGGATTTTTGACCAACGGTGTCGACATTTAAAGAAGTGACCAACAGACTACCATAATCAATAATGGATGTAGTCTTAGTGCCACAGGTTCAACCGTATCCGCTATTTTTGATACCAAACATAGATGTatttatgtaaaaaataaatagaatTACAGCAAATCTTAGGTTCTGAACCTTAACATGTCAAGTTAATAGTGAGCGACACTAGCAAAAAAGgaggaacaatttttttttttttttttgtgaaaaggaAGGGTAGTATTTCCAAAATATTGGGTGAGTTACTTATGATAACATTAATTACCATTAAACAACCAGTGTTATACAGGTTTAATCCATTTTAAGCCGTGAGGGGACAATGATCGATACTCACAGGCTCATTTCATTTTAAAAAGCTTAAATAGTTGTCCAAATGCACATAAGGAGATTCGAACCCTTGATCTCAAGCTCAAAATCAGCACTCCTAACCATCAGCCCATGTGTTTCATTTTATCAAATGGTGTCATATAATACAAAATGTACGTTTTCGaaaattatttatatatgtatttaataAAAATTTCCGACCAAGGGTTGTCGCCCGGCACCCCTTAGATGAACGTGGGTCCCCTGGCTCCAGCTCATTTGAAATGATAAATTAAAATGTACTTGAAGATGTTATTTGAATATAGTGATGTCCATTGCATAAGTGTGAAGGTTTTTGCTACCATTTTCGGTTTTTTCCCAAATTAACTATCGCTACTTTACTACCTAATGAGTCGATAAATATTGAATTATGCACTGACCATCAACTGTTACATTAATAGCAATGAGCAGCACCAGTGTCCTGTAATGCAAACTGTAAAGAACATGTAACTAGCTTTAGGTGGATTGATTGAGGGAGGAAGTTAAATTTATATTGATTTGTATCTTGAACAGCAAGCTGGGTCGCAGCGTAGTTGTGGTACTAATTTGCCTACCGGCACTAACTACACGTAAAGTTGATGCCTAAGAGTTGGGCCCGTGCCCATCTAGTTAAACTACAGACGACTGTAGTGCTAGATTAGACTAACATAGCAATAACAAAGGTTTTAAAGCACGAATATTTAATTGCTCGGTGCGGTTTTTGTTCTTATCAAACGAGCAGGCATAATATTCGAGGTTGATTCCACGTACTTGCATTTAACCAACATATTTTAATTATTATCAAATCCACATGATAGCCCATATTGTATGATGATTTAATTTGTCGCAATTGTGACATTAACTAGCAAACTCTCCTAATTAAGAGCACTTTAAACAACAGCATATTTCTTGCACGGGAGAACTTGTGATTCGTTAAGCATGAATCAGCTGTTTGGCTAGCTACAAGCTAAGTCTGCTTCAACTTCCAAAAGTATGGagttcaaaacaaaaaaaaattcactaaTCCAAGGGAAGTATTCTCTCTAGTCTCTAATCATTTTATGTTAGCATCTGCTTGTGGGCCAGCTTTTGTTCTGGCTGAATTAACCTCGACATCATCCTCTGTGAAACTGCATTTACAATAATAAAATATAAAGTTTGTCACGCTTAATTTCATAGACCCAGAAATAATACTTAGAAGAGAAATACATACTTCCAACCTAAAAGTCTCCTTCTACAATGTCAATCATATGCTAAATCCATAATACTAATTAGTCTCTCCTTAGTGAGATGTTCAGCAGCACTGTTGGTTATGAAGGTCCAACGTGGCCAAAATTGACTATCATAACTAACACGAATTAGCCGAAAAATAGGAATTAGAGATGTAAAAGAAGCCAATTAAGTAGAGTTTAAGAGTACCTCGATGATTTTTGAAATGGAACCCAATGTCAGTGACAAAGTCTTCAAACTTGGAAGAATCCAAATAAAGCCATCTAAAATATTTTGAGAAGTGGCAGTAGATCAATCAATTTTGAAGTTCCAAATTCTCGATCTTACTGATTGCTGGAAGTAATATCTCAGTTAGCTCATTAAGAAGGATAATATCCTGACAACTAAAAAACAAGATAGTATAATCAATAAAAAAACAATTGAACAGACGAACATAACACAACTGAAAAGGTATTAGAAACCAAGTCATAGCTACAAACTATATCAataaaaaacagcttataagagctcaaatatttgaaacaaataaAAGTTAGAATAGGAAAAGGCTAACAGGCTACCACTTTGATGCTATTACCCTTCACGAATCAAAGGTTTCATCATCTTCTAATTGTGAGCACTTTAGGCATTTGTCCGTGAATATTATTTCAAACATTAGAAAAAAATGACAAGtgtttggttatgaatttggtcAATTATTTCAACCTCAACTTGCATAGAGAATTTGGAGTTTCAAAAACAAGTATGAAAAGTAATTCCAATTTCCACTCACAAAACTTTCAACTTTCTCTTCAAGTAAAATTCATGTCAAAACACCAAAGATTCCAAAACCactttatcaacttcaactacaaATACTTTTATAACTTTGTTTTTTCCAAATTCAAACTaaatcatgtcaacacaaatgTACTCTTGCGAAATGAAGTATGAGACGCAATAAAGGAACATTGTAAACACATGTAGGATTAATTGGACAGCGAAAACAAGGGGGAAAATAGTTTACGTGTTCACTCCGGCAGATCAAAGTTAAATGCTCGGAATGAGCAAAAGACTCCAAGATAGTCCGCAACCAAATGTACCAGCTGCGAGCATTAAGCACTTTGGGCCTGAGATGAAGTCTAACAAATTCCAACC
Above is a genomic segment from Lycium barbarum isolate Lr01 chromosome 12, ASM1917538v2, whole genome shotgun sequence containing:
- the LOC132623701 gene encoding uncharacterized protein LOC132623701 isoform X1, yielding MPPKKATAAQKAKSVAVGETSRVQRTTRAQVYIAPETLPQTEGSSTPPLVEEIGAAVAADRGTAPLPAPAVPVPEPPAPRPGTEDQSMREAVQLLTRLVAGQVQGHGLGGDRAVRRDSSRAREFLTCNPPEFFGTKPEEDPEEFIRKMRRTLDLINASETESVALASYRLYDVAANWYESWGLSRGDGAPPAVWGDFSQAFLGHFLPPELRRARSDRFLLLRQKGRSIRDYSLEFDSLARYAPTVVATMADRMHRYIMGLDRYFVDSCLVLAAQPGMDIARIQAHAQGMEDRGRGGHQPDRGQDRRQPKRARSSGDFRGRQPQQPSRFSSQPAQNAPPQPAGRRFDSPGYSGAGQSSRASGSRTDKGSGQMRPPRVQCSFCGIYHTGECYRATGACFSCGRQGHSVRDCPYKGSSGGAAQPTGSAAGSSSSSVAMRPTGQGISAPAGRGRGRGGASGISGPSNRIYALASRQDQEASPNVVTGTLLVFSRSVYALIDPGSTLSYISPLVAGRIGIMSEPIEPFEVATPIGDFIVAKQVYKDCSVIVCGRDTKADLVELDMTEFDVIMGMDWLASCYANVDCQNKVIRFQFPGEPVLDWAGNTASPKGKFISYLKAKKMIRKGYIYHLVRVQDLDAETPTLQSVPVVNEFPDVFPDELPGLPPEREIDFSIDLLPDTQPISIPPYRMAPAELKELKEQLKDLLDKGFIRPSTSPWGAPVLFVRKKDGSLRMCIDYRQLNKVTIKNKYPLPRIDDLFDQLQGAKCFSKIDLRSSYHQVRVREADIPKTAFRTRYGHYEFRVMSFGLTNAPAVFMDLMNRVFRPFLDMFVIVFIDDILVYSRSEAEHADHLRSVLGVLRHKKLYAKFSKCEFWLSSVAFLGHVIAADGVRVDTQKIEAMKNWPRPTTPTEVRSFLGLAGYYRRFVEKFASISAPLTRLTQKGAKFLWSDACERSFQLLKEKLTTAPVLTLPEGPDGYAIYCDASGMGLGCVLMQHGRVIAYASRQLKKHEKNYPTHDLELAAVIYQLYFLQHLVCFCIL
- the LOC132623701 gene encoding uncharacterized protein LOC132623701 isoform X2, with the protein product MPPKKATAAQKAKSVAVGETSRVQRTTRAQVYIAPETLPQTEGSSTPPLVEEIGAAVAADRGTAPLPAPAVPVPEPPAPRPGTEDQSMREAVQLLTRLVAGQVQGHGLGGDRAVRRDSSRAREFLTCNPPEFFGTKPEEDPEEFIRKMRRTLDLINASETESVALASYRLYDVAANWYESWGLSRGDGAPPAVWGDFSQAFLGHFLPPELRRARSDRFLLLRQKGRSIRDYSLEFDSLARYAPTVVATMADRMHRYIMGLDRYFVDSCLVLAAQPGMDIARIQAHAQGMEDRGRGGHQPDRGQDRRQPKRARSSGDFRGRQPQQPSRFSSQPAQNAPPQPAGRRFDSPGYSGAGQSSRASGSRTDKGSGQMRPPRVQCSFCGIYHTGECYRATGACFSCGRQGHSVRDCPYKGSSGGAAQPTGSAAGSSSSSVAMRPTGQGISAPAGRGRGRGGASGISGPSNRIYALASRQDQEASPNVVTGTLLVFSRSVYALIDPGSTLSYISPLVAGRIGIMSEPIEPFEVATPIGDFIVAKQVYKDCSVIVCGRDTKADLVELDMTEFDVIMGMDWLASCYANVDCQNKVIRFQFPGEPVLDWAGNTASPKGKFISYLKAKKMIRKGYIYHLVRVQDLDAETPTLQSVPVVNEFPDVFPDELPGLPPEREIDFSIDLLPDTQPISIPPYRMAPAELKELKEQLKDLLDKGFIRPSTSPWGAPVLFVRKKDGSLRMCIDYRQLNKVTIKNKYPLPRIDDLFDQLQGAKCFSKIDLRSSYHQVRVREADIPKTAFRTRYGHYEFRVMSFGLTNAPAVFMDLMNRVFRPFLDMFVIVFIDDILVYSRSEAEHADHLRSVLGVLRHKKLYAKFSKCEFWLSSVAFLGHVIAADGVRVDTQKIEAMKNWPRPTTPTEVRSFLGLAGYYRRFVEKFASISAPLTRLTQKGAKFLWSDACERSFQLLKEKLTTAPVLTLPEGPDGYAIYCDASGMGLGCVLMQHGRVIAYASRQLKKHEKNYPTHDLELAAAQYIKDTYTFGSSF